The sequence GGCATTATGCCAGTCAGCGAGGTCTATGCCCATCGCTATCAGCTGGAAATTGCCAAATTCGCCGCCTCGGACAATTATGCTCAAGCGATGATCAACGGCGATGGTTTGACCTTCGTCGAACAAACGATCAAAGATCCCGTAGCTGGTGCGAAATATTTGCTAGCAGCCCAGCCAAGCGATCAGCCAGGCTTGCTCGATGGACTCGAATGTCGCTGGCAAGAAATTCCAAGCCGTTATGGCGAAACGGTTTCGCTCTTAGTTCGGGCCGAAGCCAATACCACCGACCAGCGTAATGCGATCAATCGCCAAGTTATCGAGCAGATTGAGGCCATCTACGGAGCTGACGATTCGCATCACCCTGTCGATGTGCAACAGCTAAGCTTAACCTTGCGGATTCAAGATCTGTGGGGCGAAGCCCGCTTGCGTGGTGGTTCCAGCAAACTCCAACAATTGCGCTATCTCAATAATATTTGGTGGCTAAATGTGCTGGGCAAATTGCTACTGGCAACCGGAGCCAAAACCGAATTAACTGATTGGGCCGAATATCCGCAGATTTTGCAAGCCAGCACCGATTATCGCAAATACGATGCGATGCTGCGCATGGTAATTGCTGGAACGCCTCAGCAACGCCAGCAGCTTGAACAATTTCTGAATGCTGAACGGGCGGCTGGGCGGCTCAACTATGGCCTGCATGTTTCCGATAGTGCCTTGATGACCTGTATCGTGTTTGAACGGATGGGTCGCCAAGTACATTTTATCGATGGCAACAACGGCGGCTATGCCAAAGCTGCTGATCAACTCAAACAGCAAAGCCATTATCTCGAACCACCTGTTACAACCAAAACTGTGTCACAGCCAAAAACAGGACTTTTGGGGGATACTTCATCACCATCGTGGGGGACATGCTGAGTATAATGGCTCCATTGCACTTTTTGGAGGCCGTATGCACATTTTATTGGTTGATGACAATCAAGATATTATTCGTTTAGTTCAACAGGTGTTGGCACTGGAAGGCCATCGGGTTTCGATTGCGCGTGACGGGTTGGAAGCATTGCAAAAAGTTGTGAGCCAACGCCCCGATGCAGTAATTCTTGATGTGAATATGCCCATGCTCGAAGGCACCGAAGTTTGCCGCCGCATCAAAATGAGCTATAGCATTCCGGTGATGATGCTGACCGTGCGCTCTGAACAGGTTGATTTTCAGCGTGGAGCCGATGCTGGCGCAGATGCCTACCTCTCGAAACCCTTTGACATCCCCGTTTTCATCGAATACCTCAACACCATGCTGCGTTTGCGCTATGGCAAAACCCACTAACCAAGGCTATGGGCTGGCTGGCTCTCAGGATTTAGACTGAGCCTAGGTCAACATTCGGCCTGATGCTTGAGCATGTCGCTTTTCAGTATAGTGGTTGTAGATTGAATAATCGCCGGTAGCCTAACGCGCTGGCCTAGAACTGAGCCTCAAATTTATGAAACTCAACGTTTTGCTCAAGCCATGGCGTGGCGATAAACGCTTTACGGCCATTGCCAAGTATGCCGCCGCCCTGAAAAAAAGCGGCTCCAAGGATTTGCAAATTGTGGCCCAAGTCGAGGCCGAATTTGGCAAGCCCACCGAATTAGCTCGAATCAACGAGCAACCACAACCCTACAAGGCCTATGGCCAAATTGGGGTTGATATTGAAGCCGCTGCTTTGGAGCAATTGCTGTTGGCCTTGCGCCTGCCAATTGCCGCCCAAGGAGCGTTGATGCCCGACGCTCACCCAGGCTTTGCCTTGCCAATTGGCGGGGTTTTTGCCGCTCACAACGCCGTCTCGCCCATGATGGTTGGGGTCGATATCGGCTGCCGCATGCATCTCACGATTTTTGCTGAAGCACCCATGGAAATCCAACGCCAGCGCGAGCAATTATTTCGTGATTTGGCTGACGTGACGGTGTTTGGCTCAGGCGCAAGTCGCAAACGCGGGCCAGATCACCCTATTTTGGGCATTAAACACTGGAATATCACCGCTCAAACCCGCAGCCTGCGCGAAAAAGCCATCGCGCAACTTGGCACGAGCGGCAGCGGCAACCACTTTGCCAATATCGTCGTTGGCGAACGAATTGGCGAAAACGATTTGCCGCGCCAATTTATCGGCTTGCTGACCCATAGCGGTTCACGCGGGGTTGGCTATGCGATCGCCAAGCACTATAGCAACATCGCCGTGCAAGAAACTGCACGCCAAGCCAACGTGCCCAAAATGTATGAATGGCTTGATTTGGATAGCGAGGCAGGCCAGGAATATTGGGCCGCGATGGAATTAGCCGGAGCCTTTGCCCAAGCTAATCATGAGGTTATCCACCGCTTATTTGCCCAACGCACCAAACTCCAACCAATCGCCACCATCCAAAATCACCATAATTTTGCTTGGCGCGAAGGCGATTTGATTGTCCATCGCAAGGGTGCAACGCCTGCGGGGGTTGGCGTGCGTGGAGTAATTCCAGGCAGCATGGCTTCGGCTTCATATGTAGTTGAAGGTTTAGGCAATCCAGAAGCGTTGAATAGTGCCTCGCATGGAGC comes from Chloroflexota bacterium and encodes:
- a CDS encoding DUF3095 domain-containing protein, with protein sequence MPHNFYATLPIITDFVQITDANCYHRVPDDWVIVVSDIEQSTKAIGEGRYKDVNFIGASTIVALLNLQPNLDIPFVFGGDGATVLLPPWLVEQAKPALQAVQHLSESIYNLHLRVGIMPVSEVYAHRYQLEIAKFAASDNYAQAMINGDGLTFVEQTIKDPVAGAKYLLAAQPSDQPGLLDGLECRWQEIPSRYGETVSLLVRAEANTTDQRNAINRQVIEQIEAIYGADDSHHPVDVQQLSLTLRIQDLWGEARLRGGSSKLQQLRYLNNIWWLNVLGKLLLATGAKTELTDWAEYPQILQASTDYRKYDAMLRMVIAGTPQQRQQLEQFLNAERAAGRLNYGLHVSDSALMTCIVFERMGRQVHFIDGNNGGYAKAADQLKQQSHYLEPPVTTKTVSQPKTGLLGDTSSPSWGTC
- a CDS encoding response regulator is translated as MHILLVDDNQDIIRLVQQVLALEGHRVSIARDGLEALQKVVSQRPDAVILDVNMPMLEGTEVCRRIKMSYSIPVMMLTVRSEQVDFQRGADAGADAYLSKPFDIPVFIEYLNTMLRLRYGKTH
- a CDS encoding RtcB family protein; protein product: MKLNVLLKPWRGDKRFTAIAKYAAALKKSGSKDLQIVAQVEAEFGKPTELARINEQPQPYKAYGQIGVDIEAAALEQLLLALRLPIAAQGALMPDAHPGFALPIGGVFAAHNAVSPMMVGVDIGCRMHLTIFAEAPMEIQRQREQLFRDLADVTVFGSGASRKRGPDHPILGIKHWNITAQTRSLREKAIAQLGTSGSGNHFANIVVGERIGENDLPRQFIGLLTHSGSRGVGYAIAKHYSNIAVQETARQANVPKMYEWLDLDSEAGQEYWAAMELAGAFAQANHEVIHRLFAQRTKLQPIATIQNHHNFAWREGDLIVHRKGATPAGVGVRGVIPGSMASASYVVEGLGNPEALNSASHGAGRLFSRSKARATISPSEAKKVIKAHGVHVEGWSVDESPLAYKDIERVMELQIEADLIKPLARMKPIAVIMAGEAGEN